Part of the Hippoglossus stenolepis isolate QCI-W04-F060 chromosome 4, HSTE1.2, whole genome shotgun sequence genome is shown below.
CTGACACACATCTAAATATAGACATCTGACTGGAATATCGTTTCATTTTACACAGGGATAACTCCTATGCTACGGATGTGGCATGTCGAGACCTGTATGTCCTAACAACCTAACACAACTGACTATGACTCAAACTGGAAATATCTTAGACTCcaacatcaaaacaaaccaaccaaaatCAACCGTTTTTAATCATGAACATCTTCAGTATCTCAAACTTTGTTCAAAACAGCTCAGACAAACAGGAATTACTCACAGAAACTTTGTGTTGAGTTTCAGGTATCCTGTGGAGTTTTTGACCAACTGCAAGCAGGCATACAAGGATGCAGAACAGTTAACTGTAACAACATTTTACTTGCTGTGCTTCGACTGCCTCTCATCACTTGACAACCTTCTATGGTCAATATATTTGAAATCATCCTAAAATGTTAAATCTAGGGTTGTTAATACTGGAAAAGTTAGGAAAAATAAACTCAAGAATTGCAAcagatacatcccaccccctcccaaaGGCCCTCTCTTTAAAAGCTACGCccaaaaaacacatgcatgttcaCTGCCTGACACTAAATTCTGGCTATagtctctgcttcagtggtgtgCGTCTCCCCAGCTGAAGACAGTGACAGCACAGACAGGGTGCATGCAGGCACGTAGATTGGTTGGTAACAGACATGTTagccagccaatcatttcatttggtccgAATGGACGACTTTTACACCAAATTTGCACctcaatttcacacactttatACCTTATCACACCACCAAGATCCACAAATaagggaaatcagtgaaaatgaaaaaaaaaaaaaactgaacaatgtTGAAGTAAACATTTCTTTACTGGATCCACACCCAAATTTTCCAtgacacatccttccactaagtttcatagTTTTAGTTTACTGAGAATCAAGCAAACACAAATAGGTGAAAACAACCTCACACAAAGCGCCCTCAGAGGAAACCTCTCACACATCACCACTTACCTATGTTGAAGACAGACAGCTGCGACATCATTGGGACTGAAAGTACGTTCCCATCGCCCGCCTTGAAGGGCTTCATCTTAGTGTTCACCGGCTGGAAGCGGGACTTCCATAAGCCTTTAAAGTAGATTGAGTTGACAACGACCAGACGGGTCAGTGCCGCGTCCAGCATGTCTGGTTTGATCAGGCTGGAGATGTGACCTGAATGAAGATGCAACACGGAGGCAACATTCTATCAACACAggcttgattaaaaaaaaaaaaaacatacacacgaAAATCATCTCTTTAATTTTCTATTCAGTAAAGATGAGAAAGTAATAATGCAGTCATCAAATCATGACACTCCAGTCTACACAACAGAGAACTGAACACATTATTACAAAGTGAGGGGCTAATACTGTTATTTGTGAAAAAGAGAGTCCAGTGGTAGTTTGAATGAGAGTTTGTCTTTGCATGTGCAGCACCCTATCTCCTAATCGATCAATAAGACTTACAAAGCTGGGCCGCAGGAACTGTTAAATCTGTGGCCACTCCAACTAATCTGAAATGATTTGGCACATAAATTTGTGATAATGTCTCCCTAGGTTTTAGTCAACGCATGTATCAATGGATAACATGCATAACTGATGGGAAACTGAAGTTTTTTCTGACAAATCTACCGTTTTCAGAATACAAGCTCACATACAGTGTGGCACTCATATATGCAATTTTAGGGGCTTTATGGGGAATATTTTGTCTTGTGCATGCAGCTGCTATCAATCCATGACTCCTACCTTTGGTCTTATTGTTGACCCAGTCATTGATTTCATTGGCTGCCCCCTCGCGGTTGCTGAAGTTCAAGCTCCTGCTCTCACTTTGGAAGTTGCCCTTGTTGGTGGCTACAAAGGACTCCTCCATGGGGAAACCCTCCTGGCTGAAAATGCCATTGGCGATCAGCACAGCATCCTGGTTGGACTTTGCTGTCAGGGTCTTGTGCAGTTTCCTTAACATCTTATAAGGACCTGTGCAGATTTAATACATTATTTCTCAATCATATATTAATGTAAAGAGATAATAAACCTTCTTTTATTGCATCCATCTTATCTTAATCTCTACAGTCAGGAATAGTCCTTACCATTTTTCTTGTAGCGCAGACCACTAATGATCTGCTTCCGGGTCCCTCCGTGGGCTCCAGTTAGCAGCATGCCTAGGATGGAGGCCACTCCATGGGGTGAAAACACTACATTTTCCTGGGGCTTTGAGCGCACCACTTGCTGAAACACCTGTATGCCAAGATCTGAGCCCCGTTCACCATACGAGGGAGCCTGGGGCAGTGCACCCTCAAGGCCATGCAGCATCACCAGCGCACACAGGCAAAACAAGGGGAGGTGCTTCATCTTCACTGATACAGAACCTGCGATTAAACAGTGgtcaaaagacattttcagacatgaagaattgggtctggactttctcctgtGGTTACCTTGCCTacatgaacaaagcagcaggagacagaaatCACATCAAGTGGGCGGCATTGGTTAAAAACCACTTCCACACCAGCTGCAGACTGTCTCTTTCATGTGACTCACCATGGTTCAGCATAATAATTACAGGCACCTTTGCTCGTCCTTAAGCAACACAACCTTTTCACCAGAACCGCAGGGTCTGACTAACTCTTACTCATTCTGTCTAAGTACTACATTCTGACCGTAACCAGGCCACTGAAACTTTCCTCTTCTTACATATAAATTTCCGACTATAATAAATCTTCCGGACCATTTAAGGGGAAATGATTCAGcctgcccccccacccacacccacacccacacacacacacacacacacacacacacacacacacacacacacacacacacacacacacacacacacacacacacacacacacacacgcaggatgaatgcaggtgtgtgtgtgtggtgttcaggtattactcatgttgggGGAATCTAAACTTCTTGACAGTCGTATTATTGTTCCCAAAattgtaaatcattacattttaacgTGAAGACATATTTTATGGTCAGGTCAAAGTTAGGTTAAGGATTAGGCGAAAAGTAACAAAGGTTAAGGTGTAAGTAAGTCTCCAGGGAATCAATGCTACTTAAAGTAATGTCGTCTGAAAtcatggaaacacaaagagtcGACTGTGTCAAGACGtggagacacgactgtgtgtgtgtgtgtgtgtgtgtgtgtgtaaaaatacaaatacacatgtatttatatattaggTTGTGTAAGGGGCTCCTGCTGAGTCATGTTTGTCTGACTAATGCATGTCTATGTGAGCAGTCACACCGTGCTGCAGCACTCAGGTGAGGCGCAGTTTGTCACGTTCAATCGCAGAACGTCTACTTCTCCTCTGTTGCAGGTTTACGTTGAATATCTATAGTGGATTTAAAGAGTCAAACAGAAGCCACCTGACAGAAAAGCAGCACATTGTCTGTATAATCACAGGAATTTGACTTGTTGCGCTACAGTGCACACTGATGTGCAGCTAGCTGTTGCTAAGCTACATTACACGTTAGAACCTGGAACATCAttagttggggggggggggtgagacAGTTGATGTTAAAAAGGCGACGGTCCTACCGAGCTGCACGTTACGTTCGTTCCACTTATCCCGCAGGTGAAATGAGACCTGATCCGTCCACTGTCCACTTCCGtcccgcacacacactcaggtctGTCCGCGGTGTGGATCGAAATAAAAAGCGACTCTTTATTCCGGTGAATGTGACTCGAACACTGCTTCCCCCGCCGATTCTCAGAGGATTTTATTACGCTCAACTCCGCCTTCACAGCCGGAGCATCTCCGTCACTGTCAGAGGAGGAGCGCTTCCGGTGTActctcaaaataaaagcttcatgGATTGCAATACATCTCCCAACTTTTTGAATCTAACAATTTTACATAAtgctttattattatgatgtaaATTTTGCATATTTATAGCTTTGTGTTGTATTCATCAAAGTAATAAAAACGTTTAGTGCCATATTCAGGTACAATATACTTAAATCGCTTCAGTTTGACCTTCATTTGGGCACACAGCCATGGAAAAGGAGTGGAGAAATAGAGTGCTGCTTAAAGCTGTTCACTATTATGCCACcggtgtatttattttttgtatcatGATGTTAATA
Proteins encoded:
- the serpine2 gene encoding glia-derived nexin; the encoded protein is MKHLPLFCLCALVMLHGLEGALPQAPSYGERGSDLGIQVFQQVVRSKPQENVVFSPHGVASILGMLLTGAHGGTRKQIISGLRYKKNGPYKMLRKLHKTLTAKSNQDAVLIANGIFSQEGFPMEESFVATNKGNFQSESRSLNFSNREGAANEINDWVNNKTKGHISSLIKPDMLDAALTRLVVVNSIYFKGLWKSRFQPVNTKMKPFKAGDGNVLSVPMMSQLSVFNIGLATTPQGKKYKVIELPYHGNTISMMIVLPTDEDTALSRIIPHISTATVQGWTKLMHMRKVHLAIPKFTADAEVDLEAPLAALGITDMFSQDRADFSHISTEGLHVSKALQKAKIVVNEDGTKAAAATAAILLARSSPPWVMVDRPFLFLIRHNPTGTILFMGQINQPSA